The window AGGGTGATTCCGCGCAGTTCAGCGATACGTTTTGCGACCAATTCTGTGTAGGCTGGCTCATTGCGTTTACCGCGATTTGGCGCAGGTGCTAAATATGGGCAGTCTGTTTCTAGGATGACGTAATTCATATCCAGATGTGGAATTACCTTATCCATACCTGAGTTCTTGAAGGTCGACACGCCACCTAAACCTAAATGAAAGCCTAGCTCGTTGATCGCTTGAGCTTCCTCTAAGCTGCTGCCAAAACAATGGAACACACCACGTAAGTTGCCATCTTGTTCTTGGCGAAGCAGGGCAAGTGTCTCTTCAATAGAATCACGCGTGTGGATCACGACAGGTAGGTCTAGATCTTTTGCCCACTGCAGTTGAGTTACAAACGCCATCTCTTGTTCGGCCTTAAAGGTTTTGTCCCAGTACAGGTCGATACCGATTTCACCCACGGCGATAAAGTCATGCTTATCAAACCAAGCTCGAATGGTTTTCAGGGTCTGCTCGATATTTGCATCCACATAACAAGGGTGTAAGCCCATCATTGAACGACACACCTCAGGGAATTGTGCTTCCGTCGCTAACATGGGTTCGATAGATTCTAAATCGATGTTAGGTAATAGAATGGTATCAATACCTTGAGCCAGTGCACGCTGCACCACTTGTTCACGGTCTTCGTCGAATTCACTCGCGTAAATATGGGCATGGGTGTCGATCATTATTTTGTCCTGAAAGCGGTTTGTACTGAGTTGTCATGAGTATACGGCAGTGTGAGGAGAAGGTCATTTTTTGCCATTTATCCCTTTTTTTGAATGGGTTTTTCGCTTTACTGCTAGCGTCCTGAGCCATCAGTGATATGCTTTTGCCAGTATTTAGCACTTTTCATATCTAAGCATTTTGGTGTTTAGACTAGGCAAGGAGAATCTAGTGTCTGTTTCAATTCAAGGTCAATTCCCAGGTCGCCGTATGCGTCGTATGCGTAAACATGACTTTAGCCGTCGCTTAATGGCAGAAAATCAGTTGTCTGTAGATGACCTAATCTACCCAATGTTTATCTTGATGGGTAAAGAGCGCCGTGAGCCTGTAGAGTCAATGCCAGGTGTTGAGCGTCTGTCTATCGACCTTATGCTTGAGGAAGCGGATTACCTGTCAAAATTGGGTGTTCCTGCGATTGCTCTGTTTCCGGTAGTGAACCAAGATGCGAAAAGCTTATGTGCCGCTGAAGCTCATAACTCGGAAGGTTTGGTGCAGCGTGCAGTACGCTTACTCAAAGAACACGTGCCAAATATGGGCGTTATTACTGATGTAGCACTCGACCCGTTCACCACTCATGGTCAAGACGGCATCATCGATGAAGATGGCTATGTGATGAATGACGAGACGACTGAAGTCTTGATCAAGCAGGCTCTGTCTCATGCTGAAGCGGGTGCTGATGTGGTTGCACCGTCGGATATGATGGATGGCCGTATTGGTAAGATCCGTGAAGCCCTAGAAGAAGCTGGCTACATTCATACCCAAATCATGGCCTACTCTGCGAAATATGCATCGTGCTACTACGGTCCGTTCCGTGATGCGGTCGGCAGTGCTTCGAACCTGAAAGGTGGTAACAAGAAGAACTACCAGATGGATCCTGCGAACAGCGATGAAGCAATTCACGAAGTGGCAATGGATCTCAATGAAGGTGCGGATATGGTGATGGTTAAGCCAGGCATGCCTTACCTAGACATCGTGCGCCGTGTTAAGCATGAGCTACAAGCGCCGACTTTTGCTTACCAAGTATCTGGCGAGTATGCGATGCATAAAGCTGCGATCCTGAATGGCTGGCTGAAAGAGCGCGAAACCGTAATGGAATCACTGTTGTGCTTTAAGCGTGCTGGTGCTGATGGCATCCTGACGTACTTCGCGAAAGATGTCGCAGAGTGGCTTGCTGAAGATAACGCACAAGCTGCTGAGCACCTGCAAGGCAAGTAAGTACGGTTAAGCAAACCATATGATCACTAAAGGGTTGGCCGTTGTGCCAGCCCTTTTGTTTTATGAGGATGAAACAAGATGTCTGTCATTGTGCGTGAAGGCTCATTAGAAGAGGTGGTTTCTGTTGTTGAACAGATAACCGAGTTTGCCAAAAAAGAGACTGTAGCGTCTTTATCGGAGCGATTAGCGGGTAAAACAAGCCTGATCCTCGTTGCTGAAGAAGCGGGTGTGTTACTGGGTTTTAAGATCGGTTATGAATTGGATGAAAACACTTTTTATAGCTGGTTTGGTGGTGTTTCATCATTGGCAAGAAACAAGGGTGTGGCGCAAGCGCAACTTGATGTTCAAGAACAGTGGGTGAAGCAGCAGGGCTATCAACAACTGAAAGTGAAATCTCGTAACCAGTTTCCAGCCATGCTGCGTTTGTTATTGAGAAACGGTTACCTAATCGAAAAATTAGAAGAAAAAGAAGACATTAATACCAATAGAATTCATTTTTTGAAGCAAATTTGAGCACTGTAATTAAAGGATTAGAAATTAAATGAGATTTATTATCATTTAAGTGTTGACTATTAAATGAGAATCATTATTATTAACTTCGTCTTAGGGAATGAGGAAATGTTCACAAGGATGTTAAGTACTCAAGTATCTACTTGGTTACCCAACAGAATTCTCGCGAACTTGTACTAAGTTCTTTTTGACACGACATTGCTCACATTGCTTCCAGTGTAATTTATAGCTTTTAGGTAAAGCTGTGATATTCAATTTGAATAGCTTTACCGGTTTTTGCTAGGCGACATCTTCGGGTGTCGCTTTTTTTATATCTCAATTTCAACAAGATGCATATTTAGTGGCACGTATTTTTATGAATAAAACGCCATCAGCATTCTTTTCCACAATCCAAGATCTAAAAAAGATCGTTTATCATATGTTCGATCTGTAAAATAATTCTTTATTTTCATGTATTTATATCTGTTTTTCGCTTGTCTTAGTTGAGTTCTCAACAGGGTGGGTAAATAATATAAACAGAGTTATCCACAGATGGGCCTTGTCGCAGAACAAAAAATAACAATAAATTGATTACAACGAACACAATCGAGTCAACGGATAAGGATCGACAACGTAGAATCCAATTAGCAGACGTGGCATCCTTAACAGATTATTTCTGTACTTACTGGATACACAAACATTATGGCTCGTATTCCTGATAATCCATTGATTTTGATCGATGGCTCTTCTTACCTATATCGCGCGTTCCATGCTTACCCTGGCACCATGAGTAATGGTGATATCCCAACCAATGCTGTTTATGGCGTGGTTAACATGCTGCGCAGCATGATGCGTCAATTTGCTTCTGATCGTATTGCGGTTATTTTTGATGCGAAAGGGAAAACGTTCCGTGATGATATGTACCCAGAGTACAAAGCAAACCGTCCACCGATGCCTGATGATCTTCGTTGTCAGATCGAGCCGCTGCACAACGTAATTCGTGCAATGGGTCTACCGCTTATCTCTATCCCTGGGGTTGAAGCCGATGACGTGATTGGTACGCTGGCTTCTCAAGCTTCCGCGATGGGTATGCCAGTTCTTATCAGTACTGGCGATAAAGATATGGCCCAACTGGTTGATGAGAACGTTACTTTGATCAATACCATGACTAATGTTGTGATGGATCGTGAAGGCGTTATCGAGAAGTTTGGTATCCCACCAGAGTTGATCATCGATTACCTTGCTCTAATGGGCGATAAAGTCGATAACATCCCAGGTGTTCCGGGTGTGGGTGATAAGACAGCTACGGCATTACTGCAGGGTATTGGTAGCATCGAAAAGCTGTATCAAAACCTTGATGATATTGCGGCGCTTGGTTTCCGTGGTTCGAAGACGATGGCTAAGAAGCTGGCTGATAATAAAGCCAATGCTGACATGTCTTATGAGCTTGCGACGATTAAACTCGATGTTGAATTAGAAGACACGCCAGAGTCTCTCGTTAAAGCACAACCAAATACTGATGAGTTGATTAAGCTATACGGCCAATTGGTCTTCAAATCTTGGCTAAACGAGCTACTTGAAGGTGGTAGCGGTGTGGTTGAGGCGGATGAGAAATCTGCCGCAGCGGGAGCTGGCTCGGTACGCAGCAGCACAGCATCAACCACTTCTACCGTAGAGATGAATACCTCTGCAGTGACGATTGATCGCAGTAACTACGAAACGATTCTAGATGAAGCGTCATTCAATGTATGGCTAGAGAAGCTCAAAGCCGCAGACGTGTTTGCCTTTGATACCGAGACTGACAGCCTAGATTACATGGTTGCGAACCTCGTTGGCCTGTCATTTGCGACTGAAGAAGGTGTTGCCGCTTACGTACCTGTTGCTCACGACTACCTAGACGCACCACAACAGCTGGATCGCGATTGGGTGCTTGAACAGCTGAAACCGATTCTTGAAGATGACGCACAAGCGAAAGTGGGTCAAAACCTAAAATACGATATGAGTGTGCTAGCGCGCTACGGTATCGAGATGAAGGGTATTAAGTTCGATACCATGTTGGCGTCATACGTTTTTAATAGCGTAGGTGGCAAGCATGACATGGACAGCCTAGCGCTGCGTTTCCTACAACATAGCTGCATCTCATTTGAGCAAATTGCAGGTAAAGGTAAGAAGCAACTGACTTTCAACCAGATTGAGCTGGGTGAGGCTTCTCCATATGCTGCGGAAGATGCTGACGTGACTTTACGTCTTCATAACCGCCTGATGGAAAACATCGAGAAAGATGAAAAGTTAAAATCGATCTATGAAGAGATCGAAGTACCGCTAATTCCTGTGATGTCTCGTATTGAGCGCACC of the Vibrio lentus genome contains:
- the polA gene encoding DNA polymerase I; the protein is MARIPDNPLILIDGSSYLYRAFHAYPGTMSNGDIPTNAVYGVVNMLRSMMRQFASDRIAVIFDAKGKTFRDDMYPEYKANRPPMPDDLRCQIEPLHNVIRAMGLPLISIPGVEADDVIGTLASQASAMGMPVLISTGDKDMAQLVDENVTLINTMTNVVMDREGVIEKFGIPPELIIDYLALMGDKVDNIPGVPGVGDKTATALLQGIGSIEKLYQNLDDIAALGFRGSKTMAKKLADNKANADMSYELATIKLDVELEDTPESLVKAQPNTDELIKLYGQLVFKSWLNELLEGGSGVVEADEKSAAAGAGSVRSSTASTTSTVEMNTSAVTIDRSNYETILDEASFNVWLEKLKAADVFAFDTETDSLDYMVANLVGLSFATEEGVAAYVPVAHDYLDAPQQLDRDWVLEQLKPILEDDAQAKVGQNLKYDMSVLARYGIEMKGIKFDTMLASYVFNSVGGKHDMDSLALRFLQHSCISFEQIAGKGKKQLTFNQIELGEASPYAAEDADVTLRLHNRLMENIEKDEKLKSIYEEIEVPLIPVMSRIERTGVFIDDMLLGAQSQEIAVRLDELEQKAYEIAEQEFNMNSPKQLQAILFEKMGLPVIKKTPSGAASTNEEVLQELALDYPLPKLIIEYRGLAKLKSTYTDKLPKMINAETGRVHTSYHQAVTATGRLSSTDPNLQNIPIRNEEGRRIRQAFVAQHGWKILAVDYSQIELRIMAHLSGDKALLEAFQQGKDIHAATAAEIIGVDIESVTTEQRRRAKAVNFGLIYGMSAFGLAKQLGIPRGEAQHYMDTYFERYPGVMQYMEDTRSAASEQGFVETIYGRRLHLPEIQSRNGMRRKAAERAAINAPMQGTAADIIKKAMLLVDEWIQAEGDGRVKLLMQVHDELVFEVQESALAEIESKVQELMESAADLEVPLVAEAGHGDNWDQAH
- a CDS encoding TatD family hydrolase, giving the protein MIDTHAHIYASEFDEDREQVVQRALAQGIDTILLPNIDLESIEPMLATEAQFPEVCRSMMGLHPCYVDANIEQTLKTIRAWFDKHDFIAVGEIGIDLYWDKTFKAEQEMAFVTQLQWAKDLDLPVVIHTRDSIEETLALLRQEQDGNLRGVFHCFGSSLEEAQAINELGFHLGLGGVSTFKNSGMDKVIPHLDMNYVILETDCPYLAPAPNRGKRNEPAYTELVAKRIAELRGITLEEVENITTINAKSLFNL
- the hemB gene encoding porphobilinogen synthase; translated protein: MSVSIQGQFPGRRMRRMRKHDFSRRLMAENQLSVDDLIYPMFILMGKERREPVESMPGVERLSIDLMLEEADYLSKLGVPAIALFPVVNQDAKSLCAAEAHNSEGLVQRAVRLLKEHVPNMGVITDVALDPFTTHGQDGIIDEDGYVMNDETTEVLIKQALSHAEAGADVVAPSDMMDGRIGKIREALEEAGYIHTQIMAYSAKYASCYYGPFRDAVGSASNLKGGNKKNYQMDPANSDEAIHEVAMDLNEGADMVMVKPGMPYLDIVRRVKHELQAPTFAYQVSGEYAMHKAAILNGWLKERETVMESLLCFKRAGADGILTYFAKDVAEWLAEDNAQAAEHLQGK
- a CDS encoding GNAT family N-acetyltransferase: MSVIVREGSLEEVVSVVEQITEFAKKETVASLSERLAGKTSLILVAEEAGVLLGFKIGYELDENTFYSWFGGVSSLARNKGVAQAQLDVQEQWVKQQGYQQLKVKSRNQFPAMLRLLLRNGYLIEKLEEKEDINTNRIHFLKQI